Proteins from a single region of Blastopirellula marina:
- a CDS encoding molybdopterin oxidoreductase family protein gives MSTATTPNLLKQLIYAKDGSLTRDLLLYPGEYGLGKVPAGIKPNATTTSVCGFCSTGCGLELHMKDGQAVNLSPAVDWPVNLGMACPKGWESLTILKANDRATQPLLKGADGKLAPVSWDEAMKTFCSRFKDIQAKHGNDSVAFLSTGQIATEEMFFLGALAKFGMGMLHGDGNTRQCMATAVVSYKESFGFDAPPFTYADFEESDVLVFVGSNLCIAHPIMWERVLRNPHDPKIIVIDPRRTETAVAATHHLPLRPKTDMALLYTIANVLIEKGWIEESYIANHTNGFEQFKQHVAPYKLEDSLTNCGLAPSAVMEVIQAIHDGQRVSFWWTMGVNQSHQGVRTAQAIINLALMTGNIGRPGTGANSITGQCNAMGSRLFSNTTNLVGGHEFTNEEHRQKIAGILDIPVANIPTENSWSYDGIMEGIRRGDIRGLWVIATNPAHSWIHQQEAKETFAKLDFLVVQDMYHSTETAVLADLMLPAAGWGEKEGTFINSERRFGLHKKVVPAPGEALADFQIFRLVAHYWGCESMFHQWKTPEDAFQAMKKCSAGQPCDITGIRDYRMLDDARGIQWPTQSDESTGDDWMPASQRRLFEDGQYFHADGKARFIFEQPEAPGEVPNDAFPLRLLTGRGTAAQWHTQTKTSKSAVLRTLYSTTLLVDINPNDADSLLIEPHDWVLVQSARGEIRARANVTSSVQPGHVFLPMHNEVTNQLTYPQFDTYSRQPSYKNAAVRIVKSV, from the coding sequence ATGTCGACAGCAACCACGCCTAATCTGCTGAAACAGTTGATCTACGCCAAGGACGGTAGCCTCACTCGCGACCTGCTGCTGTACCCCGGTGAATATGGCCTGGGGAAAGTCCCGGCCGGCATCAAGCCCAACGCCACGACCACCTCGGTCTGCGGTTTCTGCTCGACCGGCTGCGGCCTCGAACTGCACATGAAAGATGGCCAGGCCGTCAATCTCAGCCCGGCGGTTGACTGGCCCGTGAATCTCGGCATGGCCTGTCCTAAGGGGTGGGAATCACTCACCATCCTGAAAGCGAACGACCGCGCCACGCAGCCACTGCTCAAAGGGGCTGACGGAAAGCTGGCACCCGTCTCGTGGGACGAAGCGATGAAGACCTTCTGTTCACGCTTTAAAGACATTCAGGCCAAGCATGGCAATGACTCGGTCGCGTTCCTTAGCACTGGGCAGATCGCTACCGAAGAAATGTTCTTCCTCGGTGCGCTCGCCAAGTTCGGCATGGGCATGCTACATGGCGACGGCAACACGCGGCAATGCATGGCCACTGCGGTCGTTTCCTACAAGGAATCGTTCGGCTTCGATGCTCCTCCGTTCACCTATGCCGACTTTGAAGAGTCCGACGTCCTGGTCTTCGTCGGTTCCAATCTTTGCATCGCTCATCCGATCATGTGGGAACGCGTACTCCGCAATCCGCACGATCCTAAGATCATCGTCATCGATCCTCGCCGTACCGAAACAGCCGTCGCCGCCACGCATCACTTGCCGCTGCGACCCAAGACCGACATGGCACTTCTGTACACGATTGCCAACGTGCTGATCGAAAAAGGCTGGATCGAAGAGTCGTACATCGCCAACCACACCAATGGCTTCGAGCAGTTCAAGCAGCATGTTGCACCCTACAAGCTGGAAGACAGCCTGACCAACTGCGGGCTCGCACCTTCGGCCGTCATGGAAGTCATTCAAGCGATTCACGACGGACAGCGGGTTTCGTTCTGGTGGACAATGGGAGTCAATCAAAGCCACCAAGGGGTCCGCACCGCACAGGCAATCATTAACCTGGCCTTGATGACCGGCAACATCGGACGCCCTGGTACCGGAGCCAACAGCATCACTGGGCAGTGCAACGCGATGGGTTCGCGCCTGTTCAGTAACACAACGAACCTGGTGGGGGGACATGAATTCACGAATGAGGAACACCGCCAGAAGATCGCTGGCATTCTCGATATTCCTGTTGCCAACATTCCGACTGAGAACAGTTGGTCGTACGACGGCATCATGGAAGGGATTCGTCGCGGCGATATCCGAGGCCTGTGGGTGATTGCCACCAATCCTGCCCATTCGTGGATTCATCAACAGGAAGCGAAGGAAACCTTTGCAAAGCTGGACTTTCTGGTCGTTCAAGACATGTACCACTCCACCGAAACGGCTGTGCTCGCCGATCTCATGCTGCCAGCCGCTGGCTGGGGTGAAAAGGAAGGGACGTTCATTAACTCGGAACGCCGCTTCGGCTTGCACAAGAAGGTGGTACCAGCCCCAGGCGAGGCCTTGGCAGACTTCCAGATCTTCCGCCTGGTAGCGCATTACTGGGGATGCGAGTCGATGTTTCACCAGTGGAAAACACCGGAAGACGCCTTCCAGGCGATGAAGAAGTGTTCGGCCGGTCAGCCCTGCGATATCACCGGCATCCGCGACTACCGCATGTTGGACGATGCCCGTGGTATTCAGTGGCCCACCCAATCCGACGAGAGCACCGGCGACGACTGGATGCCAGCGTCCCAGCGGCGTTTGTTTGAAGATGGCCAATACTTCCATGCCGACGGCAAAGCACGTTTCATCTTTGAACAACCCGAAGCCCCCGGCGAGGTCCCCAACGACGCCTTCCCACTACGCCTGTTAACCGGCCGCGGCACCGCGGCGCAGTGGCATACCCAAACCAAGACCTCCAAGTCGGCCGTGCTGCGGACGCTTTACTCGACGACCTTGCTCGTCGATATCAATCCGAACGATGCTGACTCGCTGCTGATCGAGCCACACGACTGGGTGCTGGTTCAATCGGCCCGCGGCGAGATTCGTGCCCGGGCCAATGTTACCTCCAGCGTCCAACCAGGGCATGTCTTCCTGCCGATGCACAACGAGGTCACCAATCAACTGACGTACCCTCAGTTCGACACCTATTCGCGTCAGCCGTCGTATAAGAACGCCGCCGTTCGCATCGTGAAATCGGTTTAA